In Desulfovibrio sp. Fe33, one DNA window encodes the following:
- a CDS encoding fumarate hydratase — translation MREIDGKDVVEAVAAMCMRANTELPQDVRRRLEQAMAEEDSPSAKEVLRQLLENADLAHDTKLPLCQDCGLAVFYVEIGDDCRVVGGNLRELINEGVRKGYADGFLRKSACDPLTRANTGDGTPAIIHFDMVPGDRLKIAYMAKGGGAENMSRVTMLAPAQGWAGIKKFVVERVAEAGPNPCPPTVIGIGIGGTFEHAAKIAKKSLLRKLDDTHPDPAVAAMEKELEEALNALGIGPMGLGGKTTVLGVKITMEPCHLASLPLAVNVQCHSQRHEEVEL, via the coding sequence ATGCGAGAAATTGACGGAAAGGACGTGGTGGAGGCCGTGGCCGCCATGTGCATGAGGGCGAACACGGAGCTGCCGCAGGATGTCCGCAGGCGGCTGGAACAGGCCATGGCCGAGGAGGACTCTCCTTCGGCCAAAGAGGTCCTGCGCCAGTTGCTGGAAAACGCGGACCTGGCTCACGACACCAAATTGCCGCTGTGCCAGGATTGCGGACTGGCCGTGTTTTACGTGGAAATCGGCGACGATTGCCGGGTTGTGGGCGGCAATCTGCGCGAACTGATCAACGAAGGCGTGCGCAAGGGATACGCGGACGGATTCTTGCGGAAATCGGCGTGTGACCCCCTGACCCGCGCCAATACCGGCGACGGCACGCCTGCCATTATCCATTTCGACATGGTCCCCGGCGACAGGCTGAAGATCGCCTACATGGCCAAGGGCGGCGGGGCCGAGAACATGTCCCGCGTGACCATGCTCGCCCCGGCCCAAGGATGGGCGGGCATCAAGAAGTTCGTGGTCGAGCGGGTGGCCGAGGCGGGACCGAATCCTTGTCCGCCGACAGTTATCGGCATCGGTATCGGCGGGACCTTCGAGCACGCGGCCAAGATCGCCAAGAAGTCGTTGTTGCGCAAGTTGGACGACACCCATCCCGATCCCGCGGTCGCGGCCATGGAAAAGGAGTTGGAAGAGGCGCTCAACGCGTTGGGCATCGGGCCCATGGGGCTGGGCGGCAAGACCACCGTGCTCGGCGTCAAGATCACCATGGAACCATGCCATCTCGCCAGCCTGCCGCTGGCGGTCAATGTCCAGTGTCACTCCCAGCGACACGAGGAGGTCGAGCTGTAA
- a CDS encoding potassium channel family protein, with amino-acid sequence MADKKEIAVIGLGKFGFSLAKALTELGHSVVGVDIDPEYVRRAQDIIAQAYEADATDEKMLSQIGIQELDRVIVSTGDSMEASILVVLNLQAVGVKNIWVKAISEAHERVLYKLGVPFVVFPEAFVAAQMANRLTAPGLQEYFGLGKDVAVREIIVDNWVGKTLRDLELTNKYQVQVIAFRLAGESEFHFVPQADRALKAGDVLVILGRTEDIMRVEKY; translated from the coding sequence ATGGCTGATAAAAAGGAAATCGCCGTCATCGGCCTGGGCAAGTTCGGGTTCTCCCTGGCCAAGGCCCTGACCGAGCTCGGTCATTCCGTGGTCGGTGTGGATATCGACCCCGAGTATGTGCGCCGTGCGCAGGACATCATCGCCCAGGCCTATGAGGCGGACGCGACCGACGAGAAGATGCTCAGCCAGATCGGCATTCAGGAGTTGGACCGAGTCATCGTTTCCACGGGCGACTCCATGGAAGCGAGCATCCTGGTGGTCCTGAATCTCCAGGCCGTGGGGGTCAAGAATATCTGGGTCAAGGCCATCAGCGAGGCCCATGAGCGGGTGCTGTACAAGCTCGGGGTGCCTTTTGTGGTTTTCCCGGAGGCGTTTGTCGCGGCTCAGATGGCGAACCGTCTTACCGCGCCCGGCCTGCAGGAATACTTCGGGCTCGGCAAGGATGTGGCGGTGCGCGAGATTATCGTGGACAACTGGGTTGGAAAGACCTTGCGTGATCTTGAGCTGACCAACAAATATCAGGTGCAGGTTATCGCCTTTCGGCTGGCCGGGGAGTCGGAATTCCATTTCGTTCCGCAGGCGGACAGGGCGCTCAAGGCAGGGGACGTGCTGGTCATTCTCGGCAGGACCGAGGACATCATGCGCGTGGAAAAATATTAG
- a CDS encoding fumarate reductase flavoprotein subunit: protein MQTVYTDFLVVGAGLAGERAAVEAAEAGFSVVCLSLVPARRSHSSAAQGGMQASLGNSVMGEGDCPDVHFADTVKGSDWGCDQEVARLFADTAPIEMRRLAHWGVPWNRVVPGKSIYYKGGKQYEKVEAEEKEGLIMARSFGGTAKWRTCYTSDGTGHAVMCTMDNRCAEKGVEVHDKTEAIALLQDGETCFGVVARCLRTGELRVYLSKATMIAAGGFGRIYPNTTNAVICDGGAHTMCVGTGVVPMGNMEAVQFHPTGIVPTDILVTEGCRGDGGTLLDVDEKRFMHIYEPEKAELASRDVVSRWMTHHMREGHGVKSPYGEHLWLDIRHLGAEHITGKLREVYEICTSFLGVDPIHQLIPVRPTHHYSMGGVRTNKDGAAYGLKGLFAAGEAACWDMHGFNRLGGNSLAETVVAGGIIGRKVAEYLEGCETEFKTGLINDEVGRQQARIEALISGANGSENVYKVRAAMQEALHKGANIFRTQEGLEKCVAELQEALIRAKKVGLRSNGKGVNPELAAALKLEGQVKLALMIAYGALMRTESRGSHNREDFPARNDRDWLTRTLAYWKKPEDTLPTLEYEPATTVVEIPPGDRGYGHSQIISADDKKE from the coding sequence ATGCAAACTGTCTACACCGATTTTCTTGTTGTCGGCGCGGGCTTGGCAGGCGAGCGCGCTGCCGTGGAAGCGGCCGAAGCCGGTTTCTCCGTCGTCTGTCTGAGTCTGGTCCCGGCCCGGCGGTCCCATTCCTCCGCCGCGCAGGGCGGGATGCAGGCCTCCCTGGGCAACTCCGTCATGGGCGAGGGCGACTGTCCCGACGTTCATTTCGCGGATACGGTCAAGGGCTCCGACTGGGGCTGCGACCAGGAAGTCGCCCGGTTGTTCGCGGACACCGCTCCCATCGAGATGCGCCGCCTGGCCCATTGGGGCGTGCCGTGGAACCGCGTGGTTCCGGGTAAATCCATCTATTACAAGGGCGGCAAGCAGTATGAAAAGGTCGAGGCCGAGGAAAAAGAGGGGCTGATTATGGCCCGTTCCTTCGGCGGCACGGCCAAATGGCGCACCTGCTACACCTCGGACGGCACGGGCCATGCGGTCATGTGCACCATGGACAACCGTTGCGCCGAGAAGGGCGTGGAGGTCCACGACAAGACCGAAGCCATAGCCCTGCTCCAGGACGGCGAGACCTGCTTCGGCGTGGTCGCCCGCTGCCTGCGCACCGGCGAATTGCGCGTCTACCTGTCCAAGGCGACCATGATCGCGGCGGGCGGATTCGGCCGCATCTACCCGAACACCACCAACGCGGTCATCTGCGACGGCGGGGCGCATACCATGTGCGTCGGCACCGGCGTGGTTCCCATGGGCAACATGGAGGCCGTCCAGTTCCATCCAACGGGCATCGTGCCCACCGACATCCTGGTTACGGAGGGCTGTCGGGGTGATGGCGGCACCTTGCTTGATGTGGACGAGAAACGGTTCATGCACATCTATGAACCGGAGAAAGCCGAGCTGGCCTCCCGCGACGTGGTTTCCCGCTGGATGACCCATCACATGCGCGAAGGGCACGGCGTGAAGTCGCCCTACGGCGAGCATCTCTGGCTCGACATCCGCCACCTGGGCGCGGAACATATCACCGGCAAGCTGCGCGAGGTTTACGAAATCTGTACCTCGTTCCTGGGCGTGGACCCCATTCATCAGCTTATCCCGGTGCGCCCGACCCATCACTATTCGATGGGCGGGGTGCGCACCAACAAGGACGGGGCCGCCTACGGTCTCAAGGGGCTGTTCGCCGCAGGCGAGGCCGCCTGTTGGGACATGCACGGCTTCAACCGGCTGGGCGGCAACTCCCTGGCCGAAACCGTGGTCGCGGGCGGCATTATCGGCCGCAAGGTAGCCGAATATCTCGAAGGATGCGAGACCGAGTTCAAAACCGGGCTCATCAACGACGAGGTCGGCAGGCAGCAGGCCCGCATCGAAGCGCTGATCTCCGGGGCCAACGGCTCGGAGAACGTCTACAAGGTCCGGGCCGCCATGCAGGAGGCCCTGCACAAGGGCGCGAACATCTTCCGTACTCAGGAAGGGCTCGAAAAATGCGTGGCCGAATTGCAGGAGGCTCTCATCCGGGCCAAGAAGGTCGGCTTGCGTTCCAACGGCAAGGGCGTCAATCCGGAGCTGGCCGCAGCCCTCAAGCTTGAAGGCCAGGTCAAGCTCGCCCTGATGATCGCCTATGGTGCGCTCATGCGCACCGAGTCGAGAGGGTCGCACAACCGCGAGGATTTCCCCGCGCGCAACGACCGCGACTGGCTGACGCGCACCCTGGCCTACTGGAAGAAGCCGGAGGACACCCTCCCGACGCTTGAATACGAGCCCGCCACCACCGTTGTGGAAATCCCGCCGGGCGATCGGGGATACGGCCATTCGCAAATCATCAGCGCCGACGACAAGAAGGAATAG
- the aroC gene encoding chorismate synthase: MSGNTFGHIFRLTTFGESHGAGLGGVVDGCPPGIPLDESIIQLELDRRKPGQGGLASTTRREPDQVRILSGVFEGRTTGTPIGFFVENTNQRSHDYSKIKDVFRPGHADFTYNAKYGFRDYRGGGRSSGRETVSRVAGGAIAQELLRLEGISIHAYTVELGGIPAEVRDYENAQDRPYFSPDPDVVETWNERVTEVRDDEDTLGGVVEVRVTGLPAGLGEPVFGKFDARVAGALMSVGAVKGVEIGSGMAAARSLGSLNNDPIGPDGFLSNNAGGILGGISSGQDVIARAYVKPIPSILQEQRTVTTKGEPTFIMVGGRHDISAIPRINPVLKAMMALTVADLLLLDRRLGVRE, encoded by the coding sequence ATGAGCGGCAACACCTTCGGGCACATTTTTCGGCTGACCACCTTCGGCGAGTCCCATGGCGCGGGCCTGGGCGGCGTGGTGGACGGCTGTCCCCCGGGCATTCCCCTGGACGAATCCATCATTCAGCTTGAGCTGGACAGGCGCAAGCCGGGCCAGGGAGGACTCGCCTCGACAACCCGCCGGGAGCCGGACCAGGTGCGCATCCTGTCAGGCGTGTTCGAGGGCCGGACCACCGGCACGCCCATCGGCTTTTTCGTGGAGAACACCAACCAGCGTTCTCACGATTATTCCAAGATCAAGGACGTTTTCCGCCCCGGCCACGCGGACTTCACCTACAATGCCAAGTACGGCTTTCGCGATTATCGCGGTGGCGGACGCTCCTCGGGACGCGAGACCGTGTCCCGCGTGGCGGGCGGGGCCATCGCCCAGGAACTGCTTCGGCTCGAAGGCATTTCCATCCACGCCTATACCGTCGAACTGGGCGGTATTCCGGCCGAGGTGAGGGATTACGAAAACGCGCAGGACAGGCCCTATTTCAGTCCGGACCCGGATGTGGTCGAAACGTGGAACGAGCGCGTCACCGAGGTCCGCGACGACGAGGACACGTTGGGCGGCGTGGTCGAGGTCCGCGTCACCGGTCTTCCCGCCGGTCTCGGGGAGCCTGTCTTCGGCAAGTTCGACGCCCGCGTCGCCGGAGCGTTGATGTCCGTGGGCGCCGTCAAGGGCGTGGAGATAGGTTCCGGCATGGCCGCGGCGCGTTCGCTGGGCAGCCTGAACAATGACCCCATCGGTCCGGACGGCTTCCTTTCCAACAACGCGGGCGGCATTCTCGGCGGCATATCTTCCGGCCAGGACGTCATCGCCAGGGCCTACGTCAAACCCATCCCGTCCATTCTCCAAGAACAGCGGACCGTCACCACCAAGGGCGAACCGACTTTCATCATGGTCGGCGGCCGTCACGACATCAGCGCGATCCCTCGCATCAACCCGGTACTCAAGGCCATGATGGCCCTGACCGTCGCGGACCTTCTGCTCCTCGACAGGCGGCTGGGCGTGCGCGAGTAA
- a CDS encoding succinate dehydrogenase/fumarate reductase cytochrome b subunit → MSISYAPAGKTGKWDGVLDWLQMLSGVSLILFMWCHMLLVSSVVISPRLMNAIAEFFEATRMAQVGGPLIFLVFLTHFVLAARKIPFHSEGQKTIWQHARMMHHGDTWLWVIQVVSAMLILVMGSIHMWVVLTDLPITAAKSAARVQSGFWAVFYLFLLPLAELHVGIGFYRIGVKWGFVKDRERGKFKRGENLLTFIFIGIGLITLGRFLFLSVN, encoded by the coding sequence ATGTCCATAAGTTACGCGCCGGCTGGCAAAACCGGCAAGTGGGACGGTGTCCTGGATTGGCTGCAAATGCTGTCCGGCGTCAGCCTGATTCTATTCATGTGGTGCCACATGCTGCTGGTTTCCAGCGTGGTCATCAGTCCCCGGCTCATGAACGCCATTGCCGAGTTTTTCGAAGCGACCAGAATGGCCCAGGTGGGCGGCCCGCTTATTTTTCTCGTTTTCCTGACGCACTTCGTTCTGGCCGCCCGCAAGATTCCCTTTCATTCCGAAGGACAGAAGACCATCTGGCAACATGCCCGGATGATGCACCATGGCGATACCTGGCTTTGGGTGATCCAGGTGGTTTCGGCCATGCTCATCCTGGTCATGGGCTCCATTCATATGTGGGTGGTCCTGACCGACCTGCCCATTACGGCCGCCAAGTCCGCAGCCCGCGTCCAGAGCGGGTTCTGGGCCGTCTTTTATTTGTTCCTGCTCCCCCTCGCCGAACTGCACGTGGGCATCGGCTTCTATCGCATCGGGGTCAAGTGGGGATTCGTCAAGGATCGGGAGCGCGGCAAGTTCAAGCGCGGCGAGAACCTGCTCACCTTCATATTCATCGGCATCGGCCTGATTACCCTGGGCCGTTTCCTTTTCCTGAGCGTCAACTAA
- a CDS encoding fumarate reductase iron-sulfur subunit, with protein MSRLLKLNIFRYNPEDELSMPHMQEFVLEETDSMTLFIALNRIREEQDPSLQFDFCCRAGICGSCGMVINGRPGLACHTKTRDLPGEITLLPLPVFKLVGDLSVDTGTWFREMYTKTESWIHTNKIFDPTALEERMDNKDAVAIYELERCVECGCCIAACGTARLREDFLGAAALNRVARFLIDPRDERTDRDYYEIIGNDMGIFGCMGLLACEDVCPKHLPLQNQLGFLRRKMGITSIKRLFRK; from the coding sequence ATGTCCAGATTACTGAAACTCAACATATTCCGGTATAATCCCGAGGACGAGCTGTCCATGCCGCACATGCAGGAGTTCGTTCTGGAAGAGACCGACTCCATGACCCTGTTCATCGCGCTCAACCGCATCCGCGAGGAGCAGGACCCGTCCCTCCAGTTCGATTTCTGTTGCCGGGCGGGCATCTGCGGTTCCTGCGGCATGGTCATCAACGGCCGTCCCGGCCTGGCCTGCCACACCAAGACCCGCGACCTTCCGGGCGAGATAACCCTTCTGCCGCTTCCGGTCTTCAAGCTCGTGGGCGACCTGTCCGTCGATACCGGCACCTGGTTCCGCGAGATGTACACCAAGACCGAATCCTGGATTCACACCAATAAGATATTCGACCCCACGGCGTTGGAAGAGCGCATGGACAATAAGGACGCCGTGGCCATATACGAGTTGGAGCGGTGCGTGGAGTGCGGATGCTGCATCGCCGCCTGCGGCACGGCCCGGCTGCGCGAGGACTTCCTGGGAGCGGCCGCGCTCAACCGCGTGGCCCGGTTCCTCATCGATCCGCGCGACGAGCGCACCGACCGCGACTACTACGAGATTATCGGCAACGATATGGGCATATTCGGCTGCATGGGACTGCTCGCCTGCGAAGACGTCTGTCCCAAACATCTGCCGCTTCAGAACCAGCTCGGGTTCCTGCGGCGCAAAATGGGCATCACTTCCATAAAGCGCTTGTTTCGTAAATAG
- a CDS encoding M16 family metallopeptidase, translating into MFRKLLLLAGLTLILAACQTATMNKRTETVSSPTPASQTATAATLPSLDGDDQGATHIVKLKNGLTVLIKEDDRFPLVNVRLYVHAGSAYETPEIAGISHLLEHMVFKGTDNRGPGETARQIESVGGSLNAATSFDYTVYYVEVPETQWKLGMDVVTDMAFHQTIDPKELESEKKVVLEELERGEDTPTSKLFKTLQSMVWKDTSYEWPIIGFRDTVSGLTRPQIKQYIATHYQPQSMLLAVVGKVDPDKILAEANELVGGLSNTRSFTPPAPLPIPEAGEGPQAVKLTGKWNKVYMGAAFPIPYGTSAEIPGLEMLCQLMGGDDTSRLYRTFKYEKQMVDDISIAPLSLERGGMLYVHAVLDADKVDEFWTELNKEMASFDPADFTDREIERARLNLENSLFLAKETLSGLAGKLGYFQFLDNGEQAEKNYLFALSQVNRAELKRLFDEYIRPDRLALAVLTPENAEVSAEGLTGITKANWPSKKAAEAKQAAEQAAGPAEVALPGGSKLILLPDDTLPYTAMSMYWTGGDGELTPSQQGLAALTASTLTRGTLQMSATELQDFLSDHAASLGSTAGRNVFALEAKFPTRFTDQVLPVIADTLTSPAFNQTEVDRAKQDQIAAIKQSEDRPLGLAFRHLFPFLYKTGPYALLHQGTPEGVEQFTTADIMRFWGIQSMQPFTLAVCGRFDQASMEAFAERIAQTLTAPTGEYTFANPEWGAEKEEALHLPDRNQAHLLMVFPTPGKTDLEASSKLELLRAALAGQSGLLFRDLRDKQGLAYTVTAMLWQSRNTGFMALYIGTGPDKVDQSIAGFHKVLGELAANALPQDEIDRARNILTGDYYQEHQSLLSRSREAASLQSRGFDLDYERKLIERAQTVTPAEIQAMVKEYLDPAKAYLMKVTP; encoded by the coding sequence ATGTTCCGAAAACTGTTACTGCTCGCAGGGCTCACGCTGATCCTTGCGGCCTGCCAAACCGCGACTATGAATAAAAGAACCGAAACCGTTTCCTCCCCGACCCCGGCATCCCAGACCGCCACAGCGGCTACCCTCCCCTCCCTGGACGGTGACGACCAGGGCGCGACGCACATCGTCAAGCTCAAGAACGGCCTGACCGTGCTCATCAAGGAGGACGACAGGTTTCCGCTGGTCAACGTCCGCCTCTACGTCCACGCGGGCAGCGCCTACGAAACGCCCGAAATCGCGGGCATCAGCCATCTGCTTGAGCACATGGTCTTCAAGGGCACCGACAACCGAGGCCCCGGCGAAACAGCCCGGCAGATCGAATCCGTGGGAGGCAGCCTGAACGCGGCCACCAGCTTCGACTACACCGTCTACTACGTCGAAGTGCCCGAAACCCAATGGAAACTCGGCATGGACGTGGTCACGGACATGGCCTTCCACCAGACCATTGATCCCAAGGAGCTGGAAAGCGAAAAGAAGGTCGTCCTCGAAGAGCTTGAGCGCGGCGAAGACACGCCCACCAGCAAGCTGTTCAAGACCCTCCAGTCCATGGTCTGGAAGGACACCAGCTACGAATGGCCGATCATCGGCTTCCGCGACACGGTATCGGGCCTCACCCGGCCGCAGATAAAGCAGTACATCGCCACCCACTACCAGCCGCAGTCCATGCTCCTGGCCGTGGTCGGCAAGGTCGATCCCGACAAGATCCTGGCCGAGGCGAACGAGTTGGTCGGCGGCCTCTCCAACACCCGCTCCTTCACCCCGCCCGCGCCCCTGCCCATCCCCGAGGCGGGCGAAGGTCCGCAGGCGGTCAAGCTGACCGGCAAGTGGAACAAGGTCTACATGGGGGCGGCCTTCCCCATCCCCTACGGGACCTCGGCCGAAATCCCGGGCCTGGAGATGCTCTGCCAGCTCATGGGCGGCGACGACACTTCGCGGCTCTACAGGACTTTCAAATATGAGAAGCAGATGGTGGACGACATCTCCATCGCGCCGCTCTCCCTCGAACGCGGCGGGATGCTCTACGTCCATGCCGTGCTCGACGCCGACAAGGTCGACGAGTTCTGGACCGAGCTTAACAAGGAGATGGCTTCCTTCGATCCGGCGGACTTCACCGACCGCGAAATCGAACGCGCCCGCCTGAACCTTGAAAACAGCCTGTTCCTGGCCAAGGAGACCCTGTCCGGCCTGGCGGGCAAGCTCGGCTATTTCCAATTCCTCGACAACGGCGAGCAGGCCGAAAAGAACTATCTCTTCGCGCTGAGCCAGGTGAACCGCGCCGAGCTCAAGCGGCTGTTCGACGAATACATCCGGCCGGACCGTCTCGCCCTGGCCGTGCTCACGCCCGAAAACGCCGAGGTATCCGCCGAAGGTTTGACCGGCATCACCAAGGCCAACTGGCCCAGCAAAAAGGCGGCCGAAGCCAAGCAGGCCGCGGAACAGGCCGCGGGTCCGGCCGAAGTCGCCCTGCCCGGCGGCTCCAAGCTGATCCTCCTGCCCGACGACACCCTGCCCTACACGGCCATGTCCATGTACTGGACCGGCGGCGACGGCGAACTCACCCCCTCCCAGCAGGGATTGGCCGCCCTGACCGCCAGCACCCTGACCAGGGGAACCTTGCAGATGTCCGCCACCGAATTGCAGGATTTCCTGTCCGACCATGCGGCCAGCCTCGGCTCCACCGCCGGACGCAACGTCTTCGCCCTGGAGGCCAAGTTCCCCACCCGGTTCACCGATCAGGTGCTCCCGGTCATCGCCGACACCCTGACCTCTCCGGCCTTCAACCAGACCGAGGTGGACCGGGCCAAGCAGGACCAGATCGCGGCCATCAAGCAAAGCGAGGACAGGCCCCTCGGCCTGGCCTTCCGGCATCTCTTCCCGTTCCTCTACAAGACCGGCCCTTACGCCCTGCTTCATCAGGGCACTCCCGAAGGCGTCGAGCAGTTCACCACCGCCGACATCATGCGGTTCTGGGGCATCCAGTCCATGCAACCCTTCACCCTGGCCGTGTGCGGCCGGTTCGATCAGGCGTCCATGGAGGCCTTTGCCGAGCGCATAGCCCAAACGCTGACCGCGCCCACCGGCGAATATACCTTCGCCAATCCCGAATGGGGAGCCGAGAAGGAAGAGGCCCTGCACCTGCCCGACCGGAACCAGGCGCACCTCCTGATGGTCTTCCCCACCCCGGGCAAGACCGACCTGGAGGCTTCGTCCAAGCTCGAACTGCTGCGCGCCGCCCTGGCGGGCCAGTCCGGGCTGCTCTTCCGCGACCTGCGCGACAAGCAGGGGCTTGCCTACACGGTCACCGCCATGCTCTGGCAGAGCCGCAACACCGGGTTCATGGCCCTTTACATCGGTACTGGCCCGGATAAGGTCGACCAGTCCATCGCCGGATTCCACAAGGTGCTGGGCGAACTGGCCGCCAATGCCCTGCCGCAGGACGAGATCGACCGTGCGCGAAACATCCTCACCGGCGATTACTACCAGGAACATCAATCCCTGCTTTCCCGCAGCCGCGAGGCCGCCAGCCTCCAATCGCGAGGCTTCGACCTCGACTACGAGCGGAAGCTCATCGAACGGGCCCAGACCGTCACCCCCGCCGAAATCCAGGCCATGGTCAAGGAATACCTCGATCCGGCCAAGGCGTACCTCATGAAGGTCACTCCGTAG
- a CDS encoding DUF2238 domain-containing protein — protein MGNESVLSRWFPHGLAAAFLVLWTALAVNPVMRDVWWAENIPVMAAFLLLAATYRAFRFSNLAYALMACWLVLHTIGGHYTFANVPFDFITDLFGFERNHFDRLGHYSIGFYAFPIAEFLTRRNLAKPVVVHLFSLFAIMALAAGYEIIEWWYAVLAGGEAGIEFLGSQGDIWDAQTDMLCDTLGAVTALILFVFSGIKPERA, from the coding sequence ATGGGAAACGAATCCGTCCTGTCTCGCTGGTTCCCCCACGGCCTGGCCGCCGCGTTTCTCGTTCTCTGGACGGCGCTGGCGGTGAACCCCGTCATGCGAGACGTATGGTGGGCCGAGAACATTCCGGTCATGGCGGCCTTCCTGCTCTTGGCCGCCACCTACCGGGCCTTCCGCTTCTCCAACCTAGCCTATGCCCTCATGGCCTGTTGGCTGGTCCTGCACACCATCGGCGGCCACTACACTTTCGCCAACGTGCCCTTCGACTTCATCACCGACCTGTTCGGCTTCGAGCGTAACCACTTCGACCGGCTGGGACACTACTCCATAGGCTTCTATGCCTTTCCCATCGCGGAATTCCTGACCCGCAGGAACCTGGCGAAGCCGGTGGTGGTCCATCTCTTCTCCCTGTTCGCCATCATGGCCCTGGCCGCCGGTTACGAGATCATCGAGTGGTGGTACGCCGTGCTGGCGGGCGGCGAAGCGGGCATCGAGTTTCTCGGCTCCCAGGGCGACATCTGGGACGCCCAGACCGACATGCTCTGCGACACGCTGGGCGCGGTCACGGCGCTGATTCTCTTCGTCTTTTCCGGCATCAAGCCCGAGAGAGCCTGA
- a CDS encoding substrate-binding periplasmic protein — protein MKYILSLVLCIGLYSAATIPAHAGGFIAMAAPYPPYAESNGLSVKGMTVSTLTFIMDKCGSPIDAREIKLMPWAYACESAARQPGRILLNANRTQETESLYKWVGPVATARIVLIGRKRDRLCIPSRAHLNGYRIATVRWSRPEKNLLAGGLKEEQLIRSPSHVQALRQLGSGEADLFASTELDAPRLLEGLGMRWEDYTVYFVFNEESLYFAFSRDTDDGLIHKLNKALEEIRASRGQGVNRFEMTCAE, from the coding sequence ATGAAATACATCCTCTCCCTCGTTCTGTGCATCGGCCTTTACTCGGCCGCGACAATCCCCGCGCACGCCGGGGGTTTTATCGCCATGGCCGCCCCCTATCCTCCCTACGCCGAAAGCAATGGGCTGTCCGTCAAAGGCATGACGGTGTCCACCCTGACCTTCATCATGGACAAGTGCGGCTCCCCCATCGACGCCAGAGAAATCAAGCTCATGCCGTGGGCTTACGCCTGCGAAAGCGCGGCCCGGCAACCGGGGCGCATTCTGCTCAACGCCAACCGGACGCAGGAAACCGAATCCCTGTACAAATGGGTCGGGCCGGTCGCCACGGCCAGAATCGTGCTCATCGGGCGCAAACGCGACCGGCTATGCATTCCCTCCCGGGCGCACCTGAACGGGTACCGCATCGCCACGGTCCGCTGGAGCCGACCGGAAAAGAACCTGCTGGCAGGCGGACTGAAGGAAGAGCAGCTCATACGAAGCCCGAGCCACGTCCAGGCCCTGCGACAGCTCGGCAGCGGCGAGGCCGACCTCTTCGCCTCGACGGAGCTTGACGCGCCTCGGCTGCTGGAAGGGCTGGGGATGCGCTGGGAGGACTACACGGTCTACTTCGTCTTCAACGAAGAGTCCTTGTATTTCGCCTTCAGCCGCGACACGGACGACGGCCTCATCCACAAACTCAATAAAGCGCTGGAAGAGATCAGGGCCTCAAGGGGGCAAGGCGTAAACCGATTCGAAATGACGTGCGCCGAATAG
- a CDS encoding Fe-S-containing hydro-lyase, whose translation MAEYKLNTPLTDEAIEQLRAGDVVFLSGTIHSARDAAHKKLFELLDAGKELPFELQGSAIYYVGPSPAPPGRPIGSAGPTTSYRMDTYAPRLHSLGMKASIGKGKRSDEVREAMKEYKGVYFGATGGAGALLSNSIVESKVIAFDELGPEAIRAMKVKDFPLLVINDCHGGELYVKPKLDTAG comes from the coding sequence ATGGCGGAATACAAGCTGAACACGCCGCTTACGGACGAGGCTATAGAGCAGTTGAGGGCAGGAGACGTCGTATTCTTGTCCGGCACCATTCATTCCGCGCGAGATGCGGCCCACAAGAAGCTTTTCGAACTGCTGGACGCGGGCAAGGAGCTGCCCTTCGAGTTGCAGGGTTCGGCAATTTACTATGTCGGGCCCAGTCCGGCCCCTCCGGGCCGTCCCATCGGTTCCGCCGGGCCGACCACTTCCTATCGCATGGACACCTATGCGCCCCGGCTGCACTCCCTGGGCATGAAGGCGTCCATCGGTAAGGGCAAACGGTCGGACGAGGTTCGGGAAGCCATGAAGGAATACAAGGGCGTTTATTTCGGGGCCACGGGCGGGGCGGGAGCGCTGCTGTCGAACTCCATCGTGGAATCCAAGGTCATCGCCTTCGACGAATTGGGCCCCGAGGCTATTCGCGCCATGAAGGTCAAGGATTTCCCGCTGCTGGTCATCAACGACTGTCACGGGGGCGAATTGTACGTCAAGCCCAAGCTTGACACTGCCGGGTAA